AAGGGTTAAATAGACTTCTTTCAAAAGAGACTGGGGTTCCTGTTTATGTTGCAGACAATCCGCTTCTATCTGTAGCTGTTGGTGCTGGATTATTTTATGATTATGCTAATAGAATAGATATTAGCAAGAATATTTATAGTTTTATCAATGAATAAGTTATGAACTTTCTTGTCAAATTCAAGAATTTTATCAAAGTGCTTTTAGTATTGATAGTTTCTTTTGTTTTTATGATTTATGATTCAAGTAGTATTCAAAGGAAAAGATCTGATAATTTTTTGTTTTTTACCCTCAATTCTTATATTCAAAGCAGAATGCACGCAGTATTTAGTTTTATTTCCAATGTTTTTAAAACTGTAAATGAATACAAGAATTATAAGGACAAGATAGAATTTTATAAAAAAAGGATACAGCAGCTTGAAATAGTAACTCAGAATATACAGTCACTAAGGCAAGAAAATGTTCGCCTTAAAGAGCAATTAAAATTTTATTCCTCAAGTTCTAGAGATTTTATTTCAGCAGAGATTATATATTTAAATTATTCAAATATATCGACCTTAATGGCTATTAATAAAGGGTTTAATGATGGAATAGAAAAGGATATGATAGCAGTTGCGTATCAAGATGGATTTAGCGGTCTTGTAGGTAAGGTTGTAAAGGTTTATTCTAATACTGCTAAAATTTTGCCCTTGACTAATTATGAAAATTTTGTGTCCGCAAGGATTCAAAGCAGTAGGTTTATAGGCCTTATAGAAGGCAATGGTTATGGTAAAAAACTTGAAATGAATTATGTTAATAGGCTTGCTGAAAAAGATTTAAAGATAGGCGATTCTATTGTTACTGCTGGGTTTAGTGAATATCCAGTTGGCATCTATATTGGAAAGATTACAAATTTTCATATTCTTGATTACAATTCTCTTTTAAAAATAGAAGTAGAGCCAGCAATAGTTTTAGATAAACTTGAGTATGTTTTTCTTATTAAAAACAACAAAGAGATTGGTGAATAATGTTAGCATTTTTTACATATTTTATTTCCAGCGCATTTTTAGGTAAAATTTTTCAACATTATTTTGCAACTTATTTTTATTTTTCAATAGATATTTTTTTAATTTTTTTAGTTTTTAATTCTTTAAATTTTATTTTTAATGTGGGACTATTATCTAGTATTTTATATGGTCTTATTATGGATTATTTTACAGGATTGCCACTCGGATTTTTTGTTTTTGGGTATACGATAATATTTTATTTTAACAATAAAATAAAGTTATTAATGCCTAAAAATATGCTTAGCATGACAATATTTTTTATTATTTCAAAAGTTATATTATGGTTTTTGGCTATTGTATTTTATGATTTTGTAGATTTAAAATCTTTCAATTATTCAATCTTTAACCTTGATCTTATTGTAAATATAATGTTTATTAACTTTTTATATCCAATTCAAAATTATTTTACTAGAAGTTTTTATTCTTTTAAAGAGGATTATTAGTGGGTGTTATAACAAATTTTAGATATAAGTTTGGAATATTATTTTTAATAATAATTATGTTGCTTTATTTGGGGATTTTATTTCAAATGCAAATTGGCAAGCATTTATTTTACGATAGAGAAGCTAATGTTTTTTTATCAAGATTGGAAAAAATAAATGCCTCAAGGGGTGAGATCTTAGATTCTAATTCTAATATTTTGGCAAATAATTTAACTATGTTTATTTTAAAGATAAGTTTGCAGCAGTATTATAATATGCCTGTTGCTACTAGAATTGAGATGCTTGACTTTTTATCAAGCACTCTAAATATCGATAAATCAATTATTTTATCTAAGCTTCAAGAGCCCGGGGGATATCTAAAAGATGTTGAAATAGTTGAGCTTACTCCAAAAATGCTTTTTAAAATTTCTGAAAAAAAGTTTTATTACCCCGCTCTTTTATGGACCTATTCTTTTAAGCGTAATTATTTAGTTGACGATTCATATTCGCATTCAATTGGGTATGTTGGCCAAATAAATCAAAGAGAACTTAGAACGTTTTATAATGTTGGTGGTTACGATAATACTTCTACTATTGGAAAGTTAGGTGTTGAACAAGTTTATGATAATTACATTAGAGGGCAAGAAGGATTAATTAAATACAAAGTAGATTCTAAGGAGAGAAGAATAGATGATGGTTCTATTATAAGGAATATGGTGCCAGGCAATGATGTTGTGCTTAATATTAATAAAGATATCCAAGATCTTGCCAAGAATGCTTTAGGTAAAAGGTATGGTGCTATTATAGTGTTAAAACCATCAACAGGTGCTGTTCTTGCTCTTCACAATTATCCTTATTATTCTATGAGAGATGTTTACAATAAATATAATAAGGAAGATTACTCTTTTTTAAATAAAGCAATTCAAGCTGTTTATCCACCTGCCTCTATTTTTAAATTAGTTGTTGCTGCTGCCATTCTTGAGGAGAGAGTTATAGATAAAGATCGAAAAATTTATTGTCCTGGATATTTTAAAGTTGGGAATAGAATTTTTCATTGTTGGAAGCCTGGTGGTCATGGTTATGTGAATTTAGAAGAGGCAATTGCACATTCTTCTAATGTTTATTTTTATACACTTGGGCTTAAGTATCTTGGGGTAGATAGGATTAGAAAGTATGCAAAAGAATTTGGGTTTGGAGAAAAAACGGGAATTGATTTGCCAAATGAAGTATCTGGTCTTCTTCCTAGTCCTGAGTGGAAAGAAAAAACTTTTAATCAGCCTTGGGTTGGAGGAGATACTGTAAATTTTTCAATAGGTCAAGGATTTTTGAATGCAACTCCCATGCAGATTGTTAATATGGTTGCTATGATTGCAAATGAAGGTGTTGTATATAAGCCCAGAATTGTAAATAAAATTTTAAAGGGGGGTACAAATGAGGTCGTTCTTGAGAATAAGCCGGAAATACTAAGAAAGACAAATCTTATTAGCAAGAATACATTTAAGCTTTTAAAAAAATATATGAGAAGTGTTGTAACTTATGGTACAGCAAAATATGCAATTCTTACAAAAGCTGTTAAGGTTGGAGGCAAAACAGGTACTGGTCAAACTGGTATAGATGGTTTTGAAAATAGTTCTTTTATTGGGCTTGCTCCTTATAATGGCTTAGTTGATAATCAAATTATTGTTTTTAGCTTGGTTGAGGCAAAAAGTAATGTAGATTGGTGGCCTGCAAAATCTACAGATTTAATAATGCAAGGTATTTTTGCAAATCAAAGTTATGAAGATATTCTTAAAAGTTATAGGCCATGGTATATTAGGTAAATTAATGGTTTTTAGGAAAAATTATGATTATTTAGCTTTGATAAGCTTATTTATAGTTTCTTTTGTTGGCATATTGTTGATTTATTCTAGTGATTATAATATTAGTGGATCTTTAACTAAGAGTGAATATATAAAGCAAACCTTTTGGGTGGTTATTGGATTTTTTCTAATTTTTATAGTGGGAAAATACGATTTAAAATTTATTTATAGCATGGTATATCCTTTATATTTTCTGTTAATATTGGCTTTAATTTTTACTGCATTTTTTGGAATGACCGTAAATGGAGCAAGGTCTTGGATTGGTATATGGAAGCTTGGAGGACAGCCTTCTGAATTTGGCAAAGTTATTATTATTTTAACCCTTTCAAAATTTTATGCTGAAAAAAAAGGTTATAATGAATTTTTTATCTTTATTGCTGCATTTTTATTAATTTTTCCATCAGTAATTCTCATATTATTGCAACCTGATTTTGGTACAGCAATAGTATATTTAACTATTTTTATATTTATTTCTTTTTTTGCAGGAATAGATTTGCATTATGTTTTGGCATTTGCACTGATAGGATTTTTTTCTTTTGTTTTTGCAATTTTACCGGTTTGGTACGAACATAAGGTAAATATGGGCAATGTATTTTATCTTATATTTTCAAATCCTTTTTATTTTAAAGTAGTAATAGGGGTGTTACTTTTAATACTTTTAATTTCTGTTTTAGGATTTTTTATTGCTAGATATGGTTTGGGCATTAAAATAATTTATTTTTATGTATTTTTTGCAAGTTCTATTTTATTGCTTTCAATAGTCTTTTCAAAAGTTCTTTCAAAGTTAATGAAGACTTATCAGATTAAACGGTTTTTGGTATTCTTAGATCCGGCTATTGACGCTAAGGGTGCTGGTTGGAATTTAAATCAGGTTAAGATAGCAATTGGTTCTGGTGGTCTTTTTGGTAAAGGATTTTTAAAAGGCCCCTATACACATGCTAATTATGTGCCTTCTCAAAGTACAGATTTTATTTTCTCTATTCTTGCCGAAGAGTTTGGATTTTTAGGTGTTAGTACGATTTTAATATTATTTTTTTTTCTTTTTTTTAAATTTTTGATAATAATGAATAAAAGTCAAGATAGATATATGGCTTTGGTAATATCTGGAATTTTAGGACTTTTATTTTTTCATACCTCTTTTAATGTTGGAATGTCTTTGGGGATTCTGCCTATTACTGGGATTCCTTTCCCTTTCCTCTCTTATGGGGGTTCTTCTACTATTACATTTTTTTTAGCAATGTCTTTTTATTTTAATATTGAATCAATAGTTGCTATGGATTGAGAATTTATTTTCAATGTTTTGTTTTTTATCACTATTTTTTTAGAAAATTTTTTTGTATATTTTAACTTAGTAATTGTAAATATTTGATGTAAGTATTTTAAAGTAAAAGTGATGAATGCAAATTTTAATTTCTTAATAAAAACCAAAAGATTAAAGGTATTGTTGTGAATAAAGATTTAGACAAAGAAGATATTCTTTATAAGAAAAGACATTCAATAGCTCATGTTATGGCAGAAGCTGTGTGTGATTTATTCCCAAATACCAAGATTGCAATAGGGCCTCCCATTAAAGATGGGTTTTACTATGACTTTGAATTTAAAAAGCCAATTACAGAAGATTCCCTTTCGGACATAGAAAATAGAATGAGAGAGATTTTAAAAACTGGAAGTTCTTTTAAAAAAGAGATAATAAGCGTAGAAAAGGCCTTTGAAATTTTTAAAGATGAACCTTATAAAGTTGATTTGATTAAAAATTTTGATTTACAAGATGAAATTTCTATTTACAAGAGTCATAATTTTATCGATCTTTGCAGGGGTCCTCATGTTGAGAACATGAAGAAAATTGATCCAAAGGCATTTAAGCTTATAAGCATTGCCGGAGCCTATTGGCGAGGTAATGAAAAAAATCCAATGCTTACTAGAATTTATGGAACTTTATGGAATAATGAAAAAGAGCTGAGATCTTATCTTAATTTGAGGGAGGAAATAAAAAAAAGAGATCATAGGAAGCTCGGAAAAGAGCTTGATTTATTTTCTATTCATGAAGAGATTGGTCCAGGACTTGTTTTTTTTCATCCCAACGGAGCCAAAATAAGATCTTTAATAGAAGACTTTTGGAGAGAAGAGCACTCTAAGAATGGATATGATATTCTTTTTACTCCTCATGTTGGTAAATCTTGGCTTTGGCAAACTTCTGGTCATTTAGACTTTTATAAGGAAAGCATGTTTGAAAAAATAGAAATGGATAAAAGCAATTATTATCTTAAACCTATGAATTGCCCTTTTCATATTGCAATTTACAATGCAGGTAAGCATTCTTATAGAGATTTGCCATTTAGATGGGCCGAGCTTGGAACTGTATATCGTTATGAAAAGATAGGTGCTTTGCACGGCATGATGAGAGCCAGAGGGTTTACTCAGGATGATGCTCACATTATATGCACCCATTCTCAAGTTTTTGATGAGATTAAAGAAGTTCTTAGGTTTGCTATTTATATGTGGAATAAATTTGGCTTTAACAACTTAAAGGCATATCTTTCTACAAAGCCTGACAAGTCTGTTGGGAATGATGCTAACTGGGAAATGTCTTTAAAGGTCCTTCAAGAGACTTTAAATGATTTTGAAGTTCCTTATGAAATTGATAAGGGGGGAGGTGCTTTTTATGGACCTAAGATTGATCTTAAGATAGTTGATTCGCTTGATAGAGAGTGGCAAATGAGTACAATTCAATTTGATTTTAATCTTCCTGAGAGATTTAATATGACTTATACTGCTGAGAATGGTAAAGAAAAAAGACCGTTTATGATTCATCGAGCTTTGCTGGGATCTATTGAAAGATTTTTTGGAATTCTTGTAGAACACTATGGCGGAGCGTTTCCTTTATGGTTGTCTCCTGTTCAAGCAGTAATTATTCCTGTTAATAATATTGTAGAAGATTACGCTATTAATGTTTTAAATAAATTTAAAAATGAGGGAATTAGAATAAAACTTGATAATAGTTCTTCAAGGATGAATGCTAAAATTAGAGAACATCAGGCTAAAAAAATACCTTATATGTTTATAATTGGCGAGAGAGAAGCAACAGAAGAGAGAATATCTATTAGAACAAGAACAAATGAGCAAATAAATGGAATTAAACTTGATGAAGCTATTAAATTTGTTTTATTAAAAATAAGAGATAAGGAGATTTGATAAATTGAAGAGCTTAATCAAGTTTATTACTCCTAATAAAATAACATTAGCAAGGATTGTACTTTCCTTTATCATATTAATTTTGTTTTTTTTGGAAAATATATTTTTTCCATATTTGTTTTTTGGAATTATTTGGGTTTTAATCATTTTTAATGAATTTACCGACTTTATTGATGGGTATATTGCAAGAAAATATGGTCTTGTTAGCAATGTGGGTAAGGTTTTAGATCCTTATGCGGATGTTTTACAGCATTTAACATATTTTGTTTTTTTCTTTTACAAAGGAATAACCCCGTATTATTTTTTTGTAATATTTATTTATCGTGAGATTTCTATTGGTTTTGTTAGAAATTTAATTATTCAGTTTGATATAGTTCAACAAGCAAATTTTTTGGGGAAATTAAAGTCACTTCTTTATGCTGTTTGTACCTTTGCAAGTCTTTTGTTTTATACTTTAAATCAACTCAACTTTACAGAACCAATTCAAGATTTTATTAGCTACATTTTAAATTTTAAATTTAAATTTTTATTTATTATTCAAACTACGTATGCTTGTGCTGCTTTTTTTGCAATTTTATCATTTTTGGATTATGTGTTAGTATTTTTTAATATAAAAAAATATGAAAATAAATAAGACATTAATTTTGCTATTTTTATTTACAAAACTTTCTTTTATTCAAGCTCAAGTAAATCAAATATTAACGGAAATTAGTCCTTTGAGTATTTTAAGTAAAAATGGTAAAGGAAGTGTTTATTTAAAAGTTAGCAAATCTTCTGATTATATTTTAACCTTAGATAAGAGTTCAAATTCCGATTTTGTTTTTAAAATTTATGATATTTCTAATAAAAAGTACATAACTGATAAAATTAAAAAAAAAGATTTTAAAATAAGGCTAGATAAAAATTCTCTTTATGCAATAATATATGTTGGCACTAAAAACGAAAACATAAAGTTTTCACTTACAGATTTAGATTTTTCAATTTTAAGTAGTGATTCTCTGAAAGCTAAAGCATCTAAGGTTGAAAAAGAAGATCTATTTTTTACTTTAAAAGATTTGCCTGTTTTAAATTTAACTACTAAACTTAAAAAGTATGTATTAAGGATTTATAAAAGTA
The nucleotide sequence above comes from Borrelia maritima. Encoded proteins:
- the pgsA gene encoding CDP-diacylglycerol--glycerol-3-phosphate 3-phosphatidyltransferase; protein product: MKSLIKFITPNKITLARIVLSFIILILFFLENIFFPYLFFGIIWVLIIFNEFTDFIDGYIARKYGLVSNVGKVLDPYADVLQHLTYFVFFFYKGITPYYFFVIFIYREISIGFVRNLIIQFDIVQQANFLGKLKSLLYAVCTFASLLFYTLNQLNFTEPIQDFISYILNFKFKFLFIIQTTYACAAFFAILSFLDYVLVFFNIKKYENK
- the thrS gene encoding threonine--tRNA ligase produces the protein MNKDLDKEDILYKKRHSIAHVMAEAVCDLFPNTKIAIGPPIKDGFYYDFEFKKPITEDSLSDIENRMREILKTGSSFKKEIISVEKAFEIFKDEPYKVDLIKNFDLQDEISIYKSHNFIDLCRGPHVENMKKIDPKAFKLISIAGAYWRGNEKNPMLTRIYGTLWNNEKELRSYLNLREEIKKRDHRKLGKELDLFSIHEEIGPGLVFFHPNGAKIRSLIEDFWREEHSKNGYDILFTPHVGKSWLWQTSGHLDFYKESMFEKIEMDKSNYYLKPMNCPFHIAIYNAGKHSYRDLPFRWAELGTVYRYEKIGALHGMMRARGFTQDDAHIICTHSQVFDEIKEVLRFAIYMWNKFGFNNLKAYLSTKPDKSVGNDANWEMSLKVLQETLNDFEVPYEIDKGGGAFYGPKIDLKIVDSLDREWQMSTIQFDFNLPERFNMTYTAENGKEKRPFMIHRALLGSIERFFGILVEHYGGAFPLWLSPVQAVIIPVNNIVEDYAINVLNKFKNEGIRIKLDNSSSRMNAKIREHQAKKIPYMFIIGEREATEERISIRTRTNEQINGIKLDEAIKFVLLKIRDKEI
- a CDS encoding rod shape-determining protein MreD codes for the protein MLAFFTYFISSAFLGKIFQHYFATYFYFSIDIFLIFLVFNSLNFIFNVGLLSSILYGLIMDYFTGLPLGFFVFGYTIIFYFNNKIKLLMPKNMLSMTIFFIISKVILWFLAIVFYDFVDLKSFNYSIFNLDLIVNIMFINFLYPIQNYFTRSFYSFKEDY
- the mreC gene encoding rod shape-determining protein MreC — encoded protein: MNFLVKFKNFIKVLLVLIVSFVFMIYDSSSIQRKRSDNFLFFTLNSYIQSRMHAVFSFISNVFKTVNEYKNYKDKIEFYKKRIQQLEIVTQNIQSLRQENVRLKEQLKFYSSSSRDFISAEIIYLNYSNISTLMAINKGFNDGIEKDMIAVAYQDGFSGLVGKVVKVYSNTAKILPLTNYENFVSARIQSSRFIGLIEGNGYGKKLEMNYVNRLAEKDLKIGDSIVTAGFSEYPVGIYIGKITNFHILDYNSLLKIEVEPAIVLDKLEYVFLIKNNKEIGE
- the rodA gene encoding rod shape-determining protein RodA; translated protein: MVFRKNYDYLALISLFIVSFVGILLIYSSDYNISGSLTKSEYIKQTFWVVIGFFLIFIVGKYDLKFIYSMVYPLYFLLILALIFTAFFGMTVNGARSWIGIWKLGGQPSEFGKVIIILTLSKFYAEKKGYNEFFIFIAAFLLIFPSVILILLQPDFGTAIVYLTIFIFISFFAGIDLHYVLAFALIGFFSFVFAILPVWYEHKVNMGNVFYLIFSNPFYFKVVIGVLLLILLISVLGFFIARYGLGIKIIYFYVFFASSILLLSIVFSKVLSKLMKTYQIKRFLVFLDPAIDAKGAGWNLNQVKIAIGSGGLFGKGFLKGPYTHANYVPSQSTDFIFSILAEEFGFLGVSTILILFFFLFFKFLIIMNKSQDRYMALVISGILGLLFFHTSFNVGMSLGILPITGIPFPFLSYGGSSTITFFLAMSFYFNIESIVAMD
- the mrdA gene encoding penicillin-binding protein 2, which encodes MGVITNFRYKFGILFLIIIMLLYLGILFQMQIGKHLFYDREANVFLSRLEKINASRGEILDSNSNILANNLTMFILKISLQQYYNMPVATRIEMLDFLSSTLNIDKSIILSKLQEPGGYLKDVEIVELTPKMLFKISEKKFYYPALLWTYSFKRNYLVDDSYSHSIGYVGQINQRELRTFYNVGGYDNTSTIGKLGVEQVYDNYIRGQEGLIKYKVDSKERRIDDGSIIRNMVPGNDVVLNINKDIQDLAKNALGKRYGAIIVLKPSTGAVLALHNYPYYSMRDVYNKYNKEDYSFLNKAIQAVYPPASIFKLVVAAAILEERVIDKDRKIYCPGYFKVGNRIFHCWKPGGHGYVNLEEAIAHSSNVYFYTLGLKYLGVDRIRKYAKEFGFGEKTGIDLPNEVSGLLPSPEWKEKTFNQPWVGGDTVNFSIGQGFLNATPMQIVNMVAMIANEGVVYKPRIVNKILKGGTNEVVLENKPEILRKTNLISKNTFKLLKKYMRSVVTYGTAKYAILTKAVKVGGKTGTGQTGIDGFENSSFIGLAPYNGLVDNQIIVFSLVEAKSNVDWWPAKSTDLIMQGIFANQSYEDILKSYRPWYIR